A segment of the Cricetulus griseus strain 17A/GY chromosome 6, alternate assembly CriGri-PICRH-1.0, whole genome shotgun sequence genome:
AAGAGAGATGGACTGAAGAGacaggagagggatggggagagggcaGTGGATATCAGGAAGCTGCAATCGCTCGGAAGTACCATTGCTGACTGTAGTAGTACCTCCCCCAGACACTGCCTGAAGCCATTGGGCAGGAATGCATATACACACGGTGATGCTGGACAGCCAAGAGGAATGACTAGAGTCAGGGGGCCCCGGGATTTGGGGGGATACCTACCTCCAGCTCCTTGAACACCATGCACCTTCGCGCCCAGTCCACAATGGAGATAAAGGTCTGATCTGCCATCCTGCAGAGGAGGCTGAAGGGGGCTGGCTGGTCCGAGCGGCTTTTGGCTGGATCCTGCAGGCAGCCCACTATTCGGGCACGCACCTGGTCCTCCTCTGGCTCTAGCTGCAGCAGCTGCAGTATGAGCTCTGGTACATTGGGCCCTCCTGAGAAAGGCTCTGGATAGCTGTAGGGTGGCCCTGACTGCTGAGGGGGGCTGGCATAGGGTTCTGGGTACTCAGACTTGATGGTGCGGTTAGAGAAGGCAGGATAAAGGTAGCCAGCCAGAGgcccatgggtaccaggcatagCCATGGGCAGAGCTGGGGCTCCAAAGTCACCCAGCGGCCCAGTGGGTGGGCCAGAGACCAGGGCCTTGGGCTCAGGTACATGCAGGCTAGGGGGTAGCATATAGTccggtgggggagggggtggcggGGGCACCCCCATTGGGGGTCCAGTCTCCAGCTTGAAGCCATTGGCACGAATCTGtgctttcttctgctgcttcAAGGCCCGGTCTCTCTTGTACATGGGTCCAAACTTGTTCCGGCCACCCCTCATTCGGTCAGCACGCACAGCTGTGGGCAGGAAAAGTCAGTCAGGGTCCACCCTCCTAGTTACCTCTCACAGATCTTTTCCAAAAAgatgagtctctgtctctgtctctgtctctgtctctctttctgtgtgtgtgtgtgtgtctctctctctgtgtgtgtctgtctctgtctctgtctctgtctctctctctctctctctctctctctctctctctctctcacacacacaaacaccattcCTCCACCTCCATGCAATGGCCTGCTCAGTCCATAGGTGAGAGCCATAGCCTTAGCTTGGCACTCCAGGCTTTTCTCCACCTTCTAGTGACCccatcttcttcccctcctccctactTACCCTTTCGTTCCTCCACTTAATACACCTCCTCACCCACCTTGCCTTCTGCCTGgatcccttttcttcctctcacattttctttctcattgcgtAGCCCAGTCACAGTGTTGCCACCTCCAGGAAGTCCAAGGATTGTCCCAGGCAGAACCCCCTGACCTGCCCCATAGTATACCTCAGACTGGAAGCACCTGGGGTTCAGCTCAGGCTTAGGTGCCCAGCCGAGGACCTCACAGGGAAATGGTGAGAGAAAAGGGCCCCTAGTTTGCTTTGCTCACAGTGGGGGGTGAGGGTGCCAGCTACTTGTTGCAGACTTCTTGATTCTACTAAGCTCCTGTTGTAAGATGACTGGGGCTTCCCCCACTGCCTTCTACTGTGGAGCCTGGTTTAGTGCTGGAGGAAGGGACCTATTTTGCTGACCAGATGTTTTTCTTCTGGCCAAGAATGTGTCACCAGCCAGACTTAACAGGTGCATCTCTGCAGCTCGAGTGTGGATCCAACCCCTGCTCAGACAGGACCCCACCCAAGCTCTGAGGAAAgggagagctggagagaggggTGGTGTTTCAGAGAACTAAGAGCTTGGGAGCCTGCCCGGCACAGATCTTCCTCCTGGGAGGTGGCCAACTTACTTTGCTCCCTCAGGCTGCTCCAGAGGCTTCTGCCACCCACAATGGATAgctctctgtcctctgtggaccTGGAGCTAGGGATGAGGGCCCCAGGTACAGGACAGGGTACCTCCTTCAATCTGAGTCCTTCTCTAGATAGCAGGATATGTCAACAGCTCTCCCAGCCTTTGGGGCCTTCTCTGCAAAAACTTTAGCTGACAGCTGCTGACTGGGCGCTCAGCCCGACTGGGGCCAGCGGGGTAGACACTATGACTGTCCACTGAGTCTGAGTCTCTCCTGATGGGCCAATGCTGTCCTCTCTGGACCAGAACAGGGATAGGAGAGAGGAGACTATAAGCCACTGTTCCCctcaccccaaccttctcagagCTGAGCTAAAAATGCATGGGAAAGGATCTCAATTCCTGCAAAACTTAGATACCTGGACAGATAGCTGCACAGGGTGGACAGTGATGAACAAATAGCAGCAGAAtgtgtgatgatgatgacaatcaCAGATACTCTGCTGCGCATTTGCCCTCACAGCAAGCAACTCCGGCTTTTTGTAAGCCCCCAGTCCCCCCACCAACACAGGGCAAACATTACTTTTTAGCTCATTATTTAGATGGGGGTATCTGCAGCTCAGAGGggttaaattatttatttgctcaATGTCCCCATCCTACAAGGGAAGAGGCTGGGATTTGAACATGATCAAGTTATTGAGAGCTTTGGCTCTGGCTGGTGTGGGGATATATAGGGACGGGTGGAAGTTCCTCCATCTATTGGGGTTCTGCTCTGTCCAGGAGAAAGGCTTAACCCCTGGAGGAAGGGAGTGCGGAGTCTCAGTGTGCAGCCCATAATCaacttgcctcagtctcctgagtcctgggattgcaggcatggccctaaccctaacccactTTTGATACTTCGGAACCGAACACAGGCAGGCCCTGCCTGCAAGGTCTCTTCTGGCACTTGCCTCCCTAGTTGCCTCTGTTCCCTGCAGAGCTGGGGCCCCAACATCACGCAGAGGGGCCAATCACCTGGATCCAGAAACTGTGCCTTTCCCCTCAGCCCCTCTCCCAGGCCCGCCCACGGCTCTCTGGGGGGCAGCAGTCAGGGGTCCCAGGTGTGCAGGACTCGCACCTTCCAGGCGCATGCCCACGGTCAGACACTTCTGGAAGCGGCAGAAGGGACAGCGCTTACGCTGCGTCTTGTCGATTTTGCAGCTCTGACTCTCGGTGCACGTGTAATGCTTGTTGTTCTGGACTGTGCGCTTGAAGAAACCCTGTGTTAGAGGAGGGAGTGAATGCCAGGTCCCCGACCCTCGTTTGCCGCTAGCACCCCTACCACCCGCAGCCTAGTTTTTCCCTGCTCCGTTTCGTGCTCACCTTGCAACTCTCGCACGTGAGCAGCCCGTAGTGGTAGCCCGACACCTTGTCACCACACACCGGACACAGCTCGTCCAGGTCCTCGTCATACGAATAGTCCATGCCCGCAGCGTCCGCCTGTGGAAGGAGGAGCGGATCAGCGCGGGCCGACGGCGACTGGCCTGGGTTGCCATGGTCTGTGCTCCAGGGACAGCCCACAGCATCAACCGGGTGCGGGGTTTGCCATCCCAGAGCAGCAGCTCAACCACCCGCCGCGCTCCAGCCCCGCTTCCATGCCGCCTCTGCCGCGCCGGATCCGGGACCCTCGGATTCGATGCATTTCCATCCTGATTCGTTTGTCTGAGAACAAAACCCCGATTCTGAGAAAATCAGATAGGTTCGGGCGCGGGAAGACCGACGCCAGACAACCAGGGAGATGTGGGTCGCGCAGCTGGAGTGATCTGGGGGCCTGACAGAGCTGAGGCAGAGACAAGTCTAGAGAGACCCCAGCCTGTGCTGCACAACGGAGAGGGGGGTCCCGGGCGACGGAGAGAGGAATGCCGAGCTAGAGACATTGCGGAGAGATTCATAGATGGTTGGccgataggtagataggtaggtagatactgatagatgatagattatgTAGATAGAcgatagataaatgataggtgAGATCGATGATGGACAGATAAGGATCAGTAGATAGTAAATAGATGAACGATCAGTGCTGGGTAACGAAAGAGAGAGGATCAGAGGTTCCGAGTGACAGGCCCAACGAGAAAAGCCGTGAGacacagagtcagagacataGGGAGAGACACCGAACAACGAGAGACATCCTGGGGAGATCGAGGCCTCCAGAGTGACAAAGACAAGGAGGATAACCTGGAGAGACGGAGGTGCCCAGCGAGAGGGTCAGGGACTGGGAGACAGACTCTCGGCGGGCGGCGGTGCGGGCAGCGAGCTCCGAGGCGTGGCCCCGTGGAGGGACAGAGGCCGACCCGGAGAGGCAGAGAGCCCTGTCGCCCTGCGGCTGGGTCCGCAGACAAAGCCACGCAGCGACGGCACCCACCGGCGAGCCCGGGACGTCGGGCCGGGAGCAGGTGTGGAGGGCGCAACGGGGTGATGGGCGCGGGGCGGAGACCTCGGGCGGAGACGGTGCGGGCTATAGAGGCTGGGGTGCAGGCTGCGGGAGACCTCAGGCGGAGAGTCCAGATCCCGAGAGCCACGGCCCGGGACGCGAGAGCAGTACGACGTCGGCGCCCAGTCAGGCCACTCCCGCGAGCAGCGCCCCGCACCTTTGGGCCGCGCCGCTGCCCGCGATGAAGCCGCACAGGGGCGCAGCGCCTCCCGCCTGCGATGACGGCCACTTGGGCCGGGGGCGGGGAGACCGTCCCGCTCTGCCCCCGCCTCCCCGCGCCCGCCGCCCGCTGGGCCGCTCGAAGCGCACCTGGGACCCGGGCCCCTCCGCCGCACTGCGCGCTGCGCGAACCCGCCGCGCGGGGCCGGGGCGGCCGCTCTATAAGTGCGCGTGCGGTATCCGGGGGCGGAGGCGCGGGCCGCGTCCTCCCCACAGCCCCGCTTGGCCTTCACCCTCACCTCCCGGCTCTCTGGCCCCAGCTCGGTTCTCCGAAGCCCACGAGCTCCAAGAGAATTGGGGACTCTGAGCACCCTGGAATTCGGTCAGGTGTCGTGTACAGGGAAGCTTCTGGCCATCGCCTGCGCAGGGAGAAAGCGAGCTCCCGTTTGGCAGTCCAGTTTAGGGTGGCCAGGACCAAGGTGGGAACTCTGGACGTTTTGCAGTGTGGAAGTGGCTAAGAAAGAGCGTGGGGGTGTGCGTAAGGCACGAGGCCAAGGTAGAAACTAAGCTTTCGAATTGACACTGTCACATTTGCCTATTCAGACTGCAAGCACCCGTGCCCGCCCTGTTTCTTAATCCGAAGTCGGGTGCTCCCAGAGGGTGGCTGAGGATGGACGAGCCATGCGGTGGAGTGGCCAGCGAGAGTTCGAGGGGGAACCCCATTTCCGCGAGTCTCCCTTAGGATGCTGGAAATGGGAAACGTGGTCATTCCACTCTGCGACATGCCAAGGTCTGGTAAGCAGCTGGAGCTCCAAGGGCGCAGACACTGAAAAGCAGAGCTGGGGAGCTGCACCCCTGCGAGCTTTCGTCTAGCTAGGGTGCTGCGGGAAGAGGAGCTCCTGGCAGCTTCGGTCCGAGGGTGAGATGGCAGAGCTGTCGCTCTGGGCTGGCAGGTCCACCAGACCACACCGCTTTTCAAGTTAAGTAACTGAGAGAGCTCTGAAGAGGCCTGCTCGATCCAGGCCGCTTGGCCACCAGGGGTGGAAGGCAGTACTTGGGGCTGGACATGAAAGTCAGAAAGAAGTAGTGGGGAAGCACAGACTATACCTTGGCAGAGACCCACCAGTTCAAAACTCTGTGTGGATCCCACCCCGTGGCACGGGCCTCTGTGGGTGCTCGAACAGACCCAGTGCAGCAACACAAAGTCGGACTCTGACCGACTTGGTTGTCCTGTCCTAGCTCAGGCAAGTCACTTCCCTCCTCGGAAAAGACCCGGTTCTATAGACCAGGGTTCTTGGGTGATATCGTGTGAATGAATCTTGGAAGGAGACAGAGCCAGAGGCTGTCAGGCCTTATCCCCATACCCGAGAACCTACAGCCTGTGTTGTAGCCGGGGATAAGGACTATATGCGCTTATGAACAAATTCCCTTCAGACAGGAACCCCCAGAAAGTGAAACTGGGGAGGGAATGGGGTTCAGTGGCAGACCACACCCAATGTGAGGCTCTGCATTCATTTCTAGCAtcgaaaacacacaaacacaaacaaaacaaaagccccaaaaTGCACCTAGGCACAGAGACCAGAAGGCAGTGGAGGAGTGAAGGAATCGGGGCTGGGCTCCTGAGTAGGCATCTCTAGGGTAGAGCCCACTAGGGGCTTCTTGGACAATGTGGGCATTCCTCTGGGCTAAATCCCTGGCAGGATGGGGGATGGGCAACAAGCAGCCCtacctttctgcctctacctcagcCCTTTCCCCTAGGGCTCCACCATTCCATGTTGGAAGCCATGGCTCCACTgagcacacccccaccccccatataCCTTTACAGTAACTCACAGTTTTCATCCATCTACCTAGAGAAGCAAAGGAGACACTGGCCCAGACTGACAGTAGAAACACATATGGAGTCTCAGATACTTCCAGAGAAGCAACCCAGATATTTAGGCAGCAAGATTCCAGGACCGGAAGATAAGCCCAAGAGACCCTCAGGACATTCACAGAACACCACACCCACAAGAACACACCTCTACGATACCACTGGCCACCCTCAGACCCCACTAGGTCTGTTGCTATAGGCCTAGCTCTTCCTAACACAGCTTAGGAAAGATGAGGGATATCGTAATGAGGAAATGGATCTGGAGAGACCCCTGGCCTTTTCCCTGTCCAGAGTGGTGGACACTGGTCATCCTGCAGAACAGGCAGTGGCCAGTCCAGGCCCGAGTGAGGTGCTGAGAAGGGAGGCTGGCCCTTAGAGGCCTG
Coding sequences within it:
- the Nr5a1 gene encoding steroidogenic factor 1; translation: MDYSYDEDLDELCPVCGDKVSGYHYGLLTCESCKGFFKRTVQNNKHYTCTESQSCKIDKTQRKRCPFCRFQKCLTVGMRLEAVRADRMRGGRNKFGPMYKRDRALKQQKKAQIRANGFKLETGPPMGVPPPPPPPPDYMLPPSLHVPEPKALVSGPPTGPLGDFGAPALPMAMPGTHGPLAGYLYPAFSNRTIKSEYPEPYASPPQQSGPPYSYPEPFSGGPNVPELILQLLQLEPEEDQVRARIVGCLQDPAKSRSDQPAPFSLLCRMADQTFISIVDWARRCMVFKELEVADQMTLLQNCWSELLVLDHIYRQVQYGKEDSILLVTGQEVELSTVAVQAGSLLHSLVLRAQELVLQLHALQLDRQEFVCLKFLILFSLDVKFLNNHSLVKDAQEKANAALLDYTLCHYPHCGDKFQQLLLCLVEVRALSMQAKEYLYHKHLGNEMPRNNLLIEMLQAKQT